A window from Citrobacter amalonaticus encodes these proteins:
- the apbC gene encoding iron-sulfur cluster carrier protein ApbC, translating to MNAQSQAKSPETLRAMVAGTLANFQHPTLKHNLTTLKALHHVAWMDDTLHVELVMPFVWHSAFEVLKEQCSADLLRITGAKAIDWKLSHNIATLKRVKNQPGVNGVKNIIAVSSGKGGVGKSSTAVNLALALAAEGAKVGILDADIYGPSIPTMLGAENQRPTSPDGTHMAPIMSHGLATNSIGYLVTDDNAMVWRGPMASKALMQMLQETLWPDLDYLVLDMPPGTGDIQLTLAQNIPVTGAVVVTTPQDIALIDAKKGIVMFEKVEVPVLGIVENMSMHICSNCGHHEPIFGTGGAQKLAEQYHTQLLGQMPLHISLREDLDRGTPTVVSRPDSDFTVMYRELAGRVAAQLYWQGEVIPGEIAFRAV from the coding sequence ATGAACGCACAATCCCAGGCCAAATCACCAGAAACCCTGCGCGCCATGGTCGCCGGGACGCTGGCGAATTTTCAGCACCCCACCCTGAAGCATAACCTGACGACACTTAAAGCGTTACACCACGTCGCCTGGATGGATGACACGCTGCACGTTGAACTGGTCATGCCGTTCGTCTGGCACAGTGCCTTTGAGGTGTTAAAAGAGCAATGTAGCGCTGATCTGCTGCGAATTACCGGGGCGAAGGCGATCGACTGGAAGCTTTCTCACAACATCGCCACCCTGAAGCGCGTGAAAAATCAGCCGGGCGTGAACGGCGTGAAGAACATTATCGCCGTCAGCTCCGGCAAAGGCGGCGTCGGTAAATCGTCGACTGCGGTAAACCTGGCGCTGGCATTAGCGGCAGAAGGGGCGAAAGTAGGGATTCTGGACGCCGACATTTATGGTCCGTCGATCCCAACTATGCTGGGGGCGGAAAACCAGCGCCCAACCTCGCCGGATGGTACCCATATGGCACCGATCATGTCTCACGGGCTGGCGACGAACTCCATCGGTTATCTGGTCACTGATGATAACGCGATGGTGTGGCGTGGGCCGATGGCCAGTAAAGCGCTGATGCAGATGCTACAAGAGACGCTGTGGCCGGATCTGGATTACCTCGTGCTGGACATGCCGCCGGGTACTGGTGATATCCAGCTGACGCTGGCACAAAACATCCCGGTCACGGGGGCCGTTGTGGTGACCACGCCGCAGGATATTGCGTTGATTGACGCTAAAAAAGGCATTGTCATGTTCGAAAAAGTCGAGGTGCCGGTGCTGGGCATTGTCGAAAACATGAGCATGCATATCTGCAGCAACTGCGGTCATCATGAGCCGATCTTTGGTACCGGTGGCGCGCAAAAACTGGCTGAGCAGTATCACACGCAACTGTTGGGACAAATGCCGTTGCATATTAGTCTGCGTGAAGATCTCGATCGCGGGACGCCAACCGTGGTCAGCCGTCCGGACAGTGATTTCACCGTAATGTATCGCGAACTGGCGGGACGTGTTGCCGCACAGCTTTACTGGCAGGGTGAAGTCATCCCCGGCGAAATTGCCTTTCGCGCCGTCTGA
- the metG gene encoding methionine--tRNA ligase → MTQVAKKILVTCALPYANGSIHLGHMLEHIQADVWVRYQRMRGNEVNFICADDAHGTPIMLKAQQLGITPEQMIGEMSQEHQTDFAGFNISYDNYHSTHSDENRELSELIYTRLKENGFIKNRTISQLYDPEKGMFLPDRFVKGTCPKCKSPDQYGDNCEVCGATYSPTELIEPKSVVSGATPVMRDSEHFFFDLPSFSEMLQAWTRSGALQEQVANKMQEWFESGLQQWDISRDAPYFGFEIPNAPGKYFYVWLDAPIGYMGSFKNLCDKRGDTVSFDEYWKKDSTAELYHFIGKDIVYFHSLFWPAMLEGSNFRKPTNLFVHGYVTVNGAKMSKSRGTFIKASTWLNHFDADSLRYYYTAKLSSRIDDIDLNLEDFVQRVNADIVNKVVNLASRNAGFINKRFDGVLAAELADPALYKTFTDAAAVIGEAWESREFGKAIREIMALADVANRYVDEQAPWVVAKQEGRDADLQAICSMGINLFRVLMTYLKPVLPTLSERVEAFLNSELRWDAIAQPLLGHKVNTFKALYNRIDMKQVEALVEASKEEVKAMAAPVTGPLADFPIQETITFDDFAKVDLRVALIENAEFVDGSDKLLRLTLDLGGEKRNVFSGIRSAYPDPQVLIGRHTVMVANLAPRKMRFGISEGMVMAAGPGGTDIFLLTPDEGAKPGHQVK, encoded by the coding sequence ATGACTCAAGTCGCGAAGAAAATTCTGGTAACGTGCGCGCTGCCGTACGCCAACGGCTCAATCCACCTCGGCCATATGCTGGAGCACATCCAGGCTGATGTCTGGGTCCGTTACCAACGAATGCGCGGCAACGAGGTCAACTTCATCTGCGCCGACGACGCCCACGGCACGCCGATCATGCTGAAAGCACAGCAGCTTGGCATCACCCCGGAGCAGATGATTGGTGAAATGAGTCAGGAGCACCAGACGGATTTCGCCGGGTTCAACATCAGCTATGACAACTACCACTCCACGCACAGCGACGAGAACCGGGAGTTGTCTGAGCTCATCTATACCCGTCTGAAAGAGAACGGTTTTATTAAGAACCGCACCATTTCTCAGCTCTACGATCCGGAAAAAGGTATGTTCCTGCCGGATCGTTTTGTGAAAGGCACCTGCCCGAAATGTAAATCACCGGATCAGTATGGCGACAACTGCGAAGTGTGCGGCGCGACCTATAGCCCGACGGAGCTGATCGAGCCGAAGTCTGTGGTCTCTGGCGCGACGCCGGTGATGCGTGACTCCGAACACTTCTTCTTTGACCTGCCCTCGTTCAGCGAAATGCTACAGGCGTGGACCCGTAGCGGCGCGCTGCAGGAGCAGGTGGCGAACAAAATGCAGGAATGGTTTGAATCCGGCCTGCAGCAGTGGGATATCTCCCGCGATGCCCCTTACTTTGGTTTTGAAATCCCGAATGCGCCGGGCAAATATTTCTATGTCTGGCTGGATGCGCCAATCGGCTACATGGGCTCATTCAAAAACCTGTGCGATAAGCGCGGCGATACCGTCAGCTTCGACGAATACTGGAAGAAAGATTCTACTGCCGAACTGTATCACTTCATCGGCAAAGATATCGTCTATTTCCATAGCCTGTTCTGGCCTGCCATGCTGGAAGGCAGCAACTTCCGTAAACCGACGAACCTGTTCGTGCATGGTTATGTCACGGTCAACGGCGCGAAGATGTCCAAATCCCGCGGCACGTTTATTAAGGCCAGCACCTGGCTGAACCATTTTGATGCAGACAGCCTGCGTTACTACTACACTGCGAAGCTCTCTTCGCGCATTGATGATATCGACCTGAATCTGGAAGACTTCGTCCAGCGCGTAAACGCCGATATCGTCAACAAGGTGGTTAACCTCGCCTCCCGTAACGCTGGCTTTATCAACAAACGTTTCGATGGTGTACTGGCGGCTGAACTGGCTGACCCTGCGCTGTATAAAACCTTTACCGATGCAGCGGCTGTGATTGGCGAGGCGTGGGAAAGCCGTGAGTTCGGCAAAGCGATCCGTGAAATCATGGCGCTGGCGGATGTCGCGAACCGCTATGTTGACGAACAGGCGCCGTGGGTGGTGGCGAAACAGGAAGGTCGCGACGCCGATCTGCAGGCGATCTGCTCGATGGGCATCAACCTGTTCCGCGTGCTGATGACGTACCTGAAGCCGGTGCTGCCGACGCTGAGCGAGCGCGTTGAAGCATTCCTGAACAGCGAACTGCGTTGGGATGCTATTGCGCAACCGCTTCTGGGCCATAAGGTCAATACTTTCAAAGCTCTGTATAACCGTATCGATATGAAGCAGGTGGAAGCGCTGGTGGAAGCCTCTAAAGAAGAGGTGAAAGCTATGGCAGCTCCGGTAACCGGCCCACTGGCGGACTTCCCGATTCAGGAAACCATTACCTTTGACGATTTCGCGAAAGTCGATCTGCGCGTAGCGTTGATTGAAAACGCTGAATTCGTTGATGGCTCCGATAAACTGCTGCGCCTGACGCTGGATTTGGGCGGCGAGAAGCGTAACGTCTTCTCCGGCATTCGCTCTGCTTATCCGGACCCGCAGGTGCTGATTGGTCGTCATACGGTCATGGTGGCAAACCTGGCGCCGCGTAAAATGCGCTTTGGCATCTCAGAAGGGATGGTGATGGCCGCAGGTCCTGGCGGGACAGACATCTTCCTGCTGACCCCGGATGAAGGCGCAAAGCCTGGACACCAGGTTAAATAA
- a CDS encoding YehR family lipoprotein codes for MKALNTFFSVVFASVLVFSLAGCGDKEESKTFKADVNGTEIVMTYTYKGDKVIKQTSENKINYASIGVKTKEDAAKILDPISEKYQNIPGVEEKLTYKDGYAEETVSVDMEKVDFKKLQGVMGTQFSGDPSNGISMKQSQKMLETAGFKEVK; via the coding sequence ATGAAAGCATTAAATACGTTTTTTTCGGTCGTTTTTGCGTCAGTTCTCGTTTTCTCTCTGGCAGGATGTGGCGACAAGGAAGAAAGCAAAACATTCAAAGCGGACGTCAATGGCACTGAGATCGTAATGACCTATACCTACAAGGGTGACAAAGTCATTAAGCAGACCTCAGAGAACAAAATCAACTACGCCTCTATCGGGGTAAAAACCAAAGAAGATGCGGCGAAAATCCTCGATCCGATCAGCGAAAAATATCAAAACATTCCTGGCGTGGAAGAGAAGCTGACCTATAAGGATGGCTACGCGGAAGAAACCGTTTCTGTTGACATGGAAAAAGTTGACTTTAAAAAGCTGCAGGGCGTGATGGGTACGCAATTCTCGGGTGACCCAAGCAACGGCATTAGCATGAAACAGAGCCAGAAAATGCTGGAAACCGCTGGCTTTAAAGAAGTGAAATAA
- a CDS encoding DUF1456 family protein — protein MLSNDILRSLRYALKANNNDMVRILALADMESTSAGFDTWMTREDEEGFVRCPDIILSGFLNGLIYEKRGKDESAPELALERRVNNNTVLKKLRIAFSLKTDDIQAIMTQQNVRVSMPEITAMMRSPDHKNYRECGDQFMRYFLRGLTARLHGNKG, from the coding sequence ATGCTAAGTAACGATATTCTTCGTAGCCTGCGCTACGCCCTGAAAGCCAATAATAACGACATGGTGCGCATTCTTGCGCTGGCCGACATGGAATCCACCTCTGCGGGTTTCGACACCTGGATGACCAGGGAAGATGAAGAGGGGTTTGTCCGCTGCCCGGATATTATCCTCTCCGGATTCCTGAACGGCCTGATTTACGAGAAGCGTGGCAAAGATGAGTCAGCGCCTGAACTGGCGCTTGAGCGTCGGGTGAACAACAATACGGTGCTGAAAAAGCTGCGTATCGCTTTTTCACTGAAAACGGATGATATTCAGGCGATTATGACCCAGCAGAACGTTCGCGTTTCAATGCCGGAAATCACCGCCATGATGCGTTCTCCGGATCATAAAAACTACCGCGAGTGTGGTGATCAGTTTATGCGTTATTTCCTGCGCGGATTGACGGCGCGTCTGCACGGCAATAAAGGCTGA
- the btsR gene encoding two-component system response regulator BtsR, with protein sequence MIKVLIVDDEPLARENLRILLQEKIDIEIVGECANAVEAIGAVHRLHPDVLFLDIQMPRISGLEMVGMLDPEHRPYIVFLTAFDEYAIKAFEEHAFDYLLKPIEEARLEKTLSRLRQERSKQDVSVLPENQQSLKFIPCSGHSRIYLLQMDDVAFVSSRMSGVYVTSSDGKEGFTELTLRTLESRTPLLRCHRQYLVNMAQLQEIRLEDNGQAELILRNGLTVPVSRRYLKSLKEAIGL encoded by the coding sequence ATGATTAAAGTGCTGATTGTGGATGATGAACCGTTAGCGCGGGAAAATCTGCGGATCCTGTTACAGGAAAAAATTGATATCGAGATCGTTGGCGAGTGCGCCAACGCCGTAGAAGCGATTGGCGCGGTGCATCGACTGCATCCGGACGTGCTGTTTCTGGATATTCAAATGCCGCGTATCAGCGGGCTGGAAATGGTGGGTATGCTCGACCCGGAGCATCGGCCGTATATTGTTTTTCTGACCGCTTTTGACGAATACGCAATTAAAGCCTTTGAAGAACACGCTTTTGATTATCTGCTTAAACCGATAGAAGAGGCGCGGCTGGAGAAAACCCTTAGCCGCCTGCGCCAGGAGCGGAGCAAACAGGACGTATCGGTATTGCCGGAAAACCAACAGTCGCTGAAGTTTATCCCCTGTAGCGGCCATAGCCGGATCTATCTGCTGCAAATGGATGATGTCGCTTTCGTCAGCAGTCGCATGAGCGGTGTTTATGTCACCAGCAGCGACGGCAAAGAAGGCTTTACTGAACTGACGCTCAGAACGCTGGAAAGCCGCACGCCATTGCTGCGCTGTCATCGTCAATATCTGGTTAACATGGCGCAGTTACAGGAAATTCGTCTGGAAGATAACGGTCAGGCGGAACTGATACTGCGTAATGGGTTAACTGTTCCGGTCAGTCGCCGCTATCTGAAAAGTTTGAAAGAGGCGATTGGCCTGTAA
- a CDS encoding sensor histidine kinase encodes MYEFNLVLLLLQQMCVFLVIAWLMSKTRLFIPLMQVTVRLPHKLLCYVTFSIFCILGTYFGLHIDDSIANTRAIGAVMGGLLGGPVVGGLVGLTGGLHRYSMGGMTALSCMISTIVEGLLGGLVHSVLTRRGRTDKVFNPLTAGAITFVAEMVQMLIILLIARPFDDAYRLVSNIAAPMMVTNTVGAALFMRILLDKRAMFEKYTSAFSATALKVAASTEGILRQGFNEVNSMKVAQVLYKELDIGAVAITDRERLLAFTGIGDDHHLPGRPISSGYTLRAIETGEVVYADGNEVPYRCSLHPQCKLGSTLVIPLRGENQRVMGTIKLYEAKNRLFSSINRTLGEGIAQLLSAQILAGQYERQKAMLTQSEIKLLHAQVNPHFLFNALNTIKAVARRDSEQASQLVQDLSTFFRKNLKRPSEIVTLADEIEHVNAYLQIEKARFQSRLQVSLNVPDALAHQQLPAFTLQPIVENAIKHGTSQLLGTGEVSITARQEGQYLMLDIEDNAGLYQPSANVSGLGMNLVDKRLRERFGDDYGISVVCEPDCFTRITLRLPLEETHD; translated from the coding sequence ATGTACGAGTTTAATCTGGTGTTGCTGCTGCTTCAGCAGATGTGCGTGTTCTTGGTTATCGCATGGCTGATGAGTAAAACTCGTTTATTCATACCATTGATGCAGGTAACCGTTCGTTTGCCGCACAAACTGCTGTGCTACGTAACCTTCTCCATTTTCTGTATCCTCGGCACCTATTTCGGTCTGCATATTGACGACTCTATCGCCAACACACGGGCAATTGGCGCGGTGATGGGCGGTCTGCTTGGCGGGCCGGTCGTGGGTGGACTGGTGGGGCTGACCGGGGGTCTGCACCGCTACTCAATGGGCGGCATGACGGCGCTCAGTTGTATGATCTCCACCATCGTGGAAGGGTTGCTGGGTGGCCTGGTGCACAGCGTGCTGACGCGGCGGGGACGCACGGATAAAGTCTTTAATCCGCTGACGGCCGGGGCGATCACATTTGTCGCCGAAATGGTACAGATGCTGATCATTTTGCTGATAGCCCGGCCGTTTGACGATGCTTACCGACTGGTCAGCAATATCGCCGCTCCCATGATGGTCACCAACACCGTCGGCGCGGCGCTGTTTATGCGTATTTTGCTCGACAAGCGGGCGATGTTTGAAAAATATACCTCTGCGTTTTCCGCTACTGCGCTGAAAGTGGCGGCCTCCACCGAGGGGATCTTGCGCCAGGGATTCAACGAAGTGAACAGCATGAAGGTGGCGCAGGTGCTGTACAAAGAACTCGATATCGGCGCGGTGGCAATTACTGACCGCGAGCGGCTGTTAGCCTTTACCGGGATTGGCGACGACCATCACCTGCCGGGCAGGCCGATCTCCTCCGGTTACACGTTGCGGGCCATCGAGACGGGCGAGGTGGTTTACGCTGACGGTAACGAAGTGCCGTATCGCTGTTCGCTGCATCCACAGTGCAAGCTCGGTTCTACGCTGGTCATTCCCTTACGCGGAGAAAACCAACGGGTGATGGGCACCATCAAACTCTATGAAGCGAAAAACCGGTTGTTCAGTTCCATTAACCGAACGCTGGGTGAGGGGATTGCTCAGCTACTTTCCGCGCAGATCCTTGCTGGACAATATGAACGTCAGAAAGCGATGTTGACGCAGTCAGAAATTAAGCTGCTGCATGCGCAGGTCAATCCGCATTTTCTGTTTAATGCGCTCAACACCATCAAAGCGGTGGCGCGTCGCGACAGTGAACAGGCGAGCCAACTGGTACAGGATCTCTCTACCTTTTTCCGTAAGAACTTAAAGCGCCCGTCGGAGATCGTCACACTGGCCGACGAAATTGAGCACGTGAATGCCTATCTGCAAATTGAGAAAGCGCGATTCCAGTCGCGGTTGCAGGTGAGTTTAAACGTGCCGGATGCGCTGGCGCATCAACAGTTGCCAGCCTTCACCCTGCAACCCATAGTCGAAAACGCCATTAAGCATGGGACATCGCAACTACTGGGCACGGGGGAGGTGTCCATCACCGCCCGTCAGGAAGGGCAGTATTTGATGCTGGATATTGAAGATAACGCCGGGTTGTATCAGCCCTCCGCGAACGTCAGCGGTCTGGGCATGAATCTGGTGGATAAACGCCTGCGTGAACGGTTTGGCGATGATTATGGTATTAGCGTCGTCTGCGAACCGGATTGCTTTACCCGAATAACCCTACGACTGCCCCTGGAGGAGACGCATGATTAA
- the mlrA gene encoding HTH-type transcriptional regulator MlrA, whose translation MALYTIGEVALLCDINPVTLRAWQRRYGLLKPQRTDGGHRLFNDSDIDRIREIKHWIDNGVQVSKVKMLLSNENVDLQNGWREQQEILLHYLQNNNLHNLRVWLKERGQDFPAQTLTTHLFLPLRRRLQCQQPTLLALLGILDGVLINYVAICLASARKKQGKDALVVGWNIHDTTRLWLEGWVASQQGWRVDVLAHSLSQFRPDLFEGRTLLVWCGENQTSAQQQQLNAWRAEGHDIYPLGI comes from the coding sequence ATGGCGCTTTACACCATAGGTGAAGTGGCTTTGCTTTGTGATATTAACCCCGTTACGCTTCGCGCGTGGCAACGGCGTTATGGATTATTGAAACCCCAGCGTACCGACGGGGGGCATCGCCTGTTCAATGATTCGGATATCGACAGGATCCGCGAAATCAAGCACTGGATAGATAACGGGGTGCAGGTCAGCAAAGTCAAAATGCTGTTGAGCAATGAGAACGTAGACCTGCAAAACGGCTGGCGTGAACAACAGGAAATCCTGTTGCACTATCTGCAAAACAACAATCTGCACAACCTGCGGGTCTGGCTGAAAGAGCGTGGCCAGGATTTCCCCGCGCAAACGCTGACCACCCATCTTTTTCTTCCGCTACGTCGACGATTGCAGTGCCAACAGCCGACGCTACTGGCGCTACTGGGGATCCTTGATGGCGTACTGATCAATTACGTCGCCATTTGCCTCGCCTCAGCCAGAAAAAAACAGGGGAAAGATGCGCTGGTGGTGGGCTGGAATATTCACGATACCACGCGTTTGTGGCTGGAAGGCTGGGTCGCCAGTCAGCAGGGATGGCGGGTTGACGTTCTGGCCCATTCGCTGAGCCAGTTTCGCCCGGACCTGTTCGAAGGGCGCACCTTACTGGTGTGGTGCGGTGAAAATCAGACATCGGCGCAGCAACAGCAACTGAATGCCTGGCGTGCGGAAGGGCATGATATTTACCCGCTTGGCATTTAA
- a CDS encoding protein YohO produces MSVAKIGVITLFLLMAIGGIGGVMLAGYTFILRAG; encoded by the coding sequence ATGAGCGTAGCAAAAATCGGTGTCATCACCCTCTTTTTACTCATGGCCATCGGCGGTATTGGCGGCGTGATGCTTGCAGGCTATACCTTCATTTTGCGTGCCGGCTAA
- a CDS encoding ABC transporter permease has protein sequence MKRLRDPLCWLIVFFLLMLVGLPHSQAIFASLFPELPRPVYQQESFLALALAHFWLVAVSSLFAVVIGVGAGIVVTRPWGREFRPLVETIAAVGQTFPPVAVLAIAVPVMGFGQQPAIIALILYGVLPILQATLAGIGSIPESVRSIASGMGMSPGQQLRKVELPLAAPVILAGVRTSVIINIGTATIASTVGASTLGTPIIIGLSGFNTAYVIQGALLVALAAIIVDRLFERLVQHLSRHAK, from the coding sequence ATGAAACGACTGCGTGATCCGCTGTGCTGGCTGATTGTTTTCTTCCTGCTGATGCTGGTGGGGTTACCGCACAGTCAGGCGATTTTCGCCAGCCTGTTTCCCGAACTTCCACGTCCGGTCTATCAGCAGGAGAGCTTTCTCGCGCTGGCGCTGGCCCATTTCTGGCTGGTGGCCGTGTCGAGCCTGTTTGCGGTGGTGATTGGTGTCGGCGCCGGGATTGTGGTGACCCGACCATGGGGAAGAGAGTTTCGTCCGCTGGTGGAGACCATTGCCGCCGTTGGACAAACCTTCCCGCCCGTCGCGGTATTGGCGATTGCGGTGCCGGTGATGGGGTTTGGTCAGCAACCGGCCATTATTGCGTTGATTCTGTACGGCGTGTTACCCATCCTCCAGGCGACGCTGGCGGGGATAGGATCGATCCCGGAAAGTGTGCGCAGCATTGCCAGTGGCATGGGAATGAGTCCGGGACAACAGTTACGCAAGGTTGAGCTGCCGCTGGCGGCACCGGTGATTCTGGCAGGTGTGCGAACGTCGGTGATTATCAATATTGGCACTGCGACTATCGCGTCGACGGTAGGTGCCAGCACGCTCGGTACACCGATTATCATTGGTCTGAGCGGGTTCAATACGGCGTATGTCATTCAGGGGGCGTTGCTGGTTGCGCTGGCGGCGATCATCGTAGACCGCCTGTTCGAACGGTTAGTGCAGCACCTTAGCCGGCACGCAAAATGA
- a CDS encoding ABC transporter ATP-binding protein — MIEFSHVNKAFGEHNAVSNLNLHIQEGSFSVLIGTSGSGKSTTLKMINRLVEHDSGRIRFAGEEIRSLPVLELRRRMGYAIQSIGLFPHWTVAQNIATVPQLLKWPRKKIDERVAELMALLGLEEGLRERYPHQLSGGQQQRVGVARALAADPQVLLMDEPFGALDPVTRGALQQEMTRIHRLLGRTIVLVTHDIDEALRLAEHLVLMDGGEIVQQGTPLAMLTAPTNDFVQQFFGRSELGVRLLSLRTVADYVRRDERIDGEALTEAMTLRDALSAFVAHGRDVLPVVNRQGMVCGTLHFRDLLVERAVHETTA; from the coding sequence ATGATTGAATTTAGCCACGTAAATAAAGCCTTTGGTGAGCACAACGCGGTTAGCAACCTGAACCTGCACATTCAGGAAGGCAGTTTCTCAGTACTGATTGGTACCTCGGGCTCGGGGAAATCCACGACCCTGAAAATGATTAACCGACTGGTGGAGCATGACAGCGGCAGGATCCGCTTTGCAGGCGAAGAAATCCGCAGTCTGCCGGTGCTGGAACTGCGCCGACGGATGGGCTACGCGATTCAGTCGATTGGCCTATTTCCGCACTGGACGGTGGCGCAGAACATCGCCACCGTGCCACAACTGCTGAAGTGGCCGCGTAAAAAAATTGATGAGCGGGTGGCAGAATTAATGGCGTTGCTCGGGCTGGAAGAGGGATTGCGCGAGCGCTATCCGCACCAGCTTTCCGGTGGGCAGCAGCAGCGCGTGGGCGTGGCGCGGGCGCTGGCCGCCGATCCGCAGGTACTGCTGATGGATGAACCGTTTGGCGCGCTGGATCCGGTCACGCGTGGGGCGTTGCAGCAAGAGATGACCCGTATCCACCGTTTGCTGGGGCGAACCATTGTGCTGGTGACGCACGATATTGATGAAGCGCTGCGACTGGCGGAGCATCTGGTGCTGATGGACGGCGGCGAGATAGTCCAGCAAGGGACACCGTTGGCGATGCTGACGGCCCCGACGAATGATTTTGTGCAACAGTTTTTCGGTCGCAGTGAACTGGGGGTGCGACTGCTGTCACTGCGCACCGTGGCGGACTATGTTCGCCGGGATGAGCGCATTGACGGAGAGGCGCTGACGGAAGCGATGACGCTGCGCGATGCGCTTTCAGCGTTTGTCGCGCACGGCCGCGATGTGTTACCGGTGGTCAACCGGCAGGGCATGGTTTGCGGGACACTGCATTTTCGCGATCTGCTTGTGGAGAGGGCGGTGCATGAAACGACTGCGTGA
- a CDS encoding ABC transporter permease — MGDVSKVSIQRVLLLLVILSAAAVALPFVNYAPNRLVSGEGRQLWTLWPGSVSMLTGAGCAMLTLCFVPGRKGAVCTLVVAQLLVILMLWSVGKAAAYLAETGTPLARTSVGSGLWLGLALGLLACSDAIRRITVQPLWRWALHTQIAIVPVLLLLTGTFDDLSLLKEYANRQDVFDDALAQHLTLLSGTVLPALVIGIPLGIGCYFFPSRQGPVFTVLNVIQTVPSVALFGLLIAPLAGLVKAFPWLATVGVAGTGLTPALIALVLYALLPLVRGVVAGLNQVPRDVLESARAMGMSTAQRFLHVQLPLALPVFLRSLRVVMVQTVGMAVIAALIGAGGFGALVFQGLLSSAVDLVLLGVIPVIALAVLIDALFDLGIALLKVTHHD, encoded by the coding sequence TTGGGTGACGTGTCAAAAGTCAGTATTCAGCGCGTACTGTTGCTGCTGGTTATTCTTTCAGCCGCTGCTGTCGCGCTGCCGTTTGTGAACTATGCGCCGAATCGCCTGGTATCGGGCGAGGGACGCCAGCTCTGGACGCTCTGGCCAGGTTCGGTGTCGATGCTCACCGGCGCGGGTTGCGCCATGTTGACCTTGTGCTTTGTGCCGGGAAGAAAGGGGGCCGTGTGCACGCTGGTGGTGGCGCAACTGCTGGTGATCCTGATGTTGTGGAGCGTCGGCAAGGCGGCGGCGTATCTGGCTGAAACCGGGACGCCGCTGGCGCGAACCAGTGTGGGAAGCGGTCTGTGGCTGGGGCTTGCGCTCGGATTGCTGGCCTGCAGCGATGCCATCCGGCGGATCACCGTGCAACCTCTCTGGCGCTGGGCGTTACATACGCAGATAGCGATTGTTCCCGTCCTACTCCTGTTGACGGGAACGTTCGACGATCTCTCGTTACTCAAAGAGTACGCTAACCGCCAGGATGTCTTTGATGATGCACTGGCTCAACATTTGACGCTGTTGTCAGGTACCGTATTGCCCGCGCTGGTGATTGGCATTCCCCTCGGTATCGGATGTTATTTTTTCCCGTCCCGCCAGGGACCGGTGTTTACCGTCCTTAATGTGATCCAGACCGTTCCTTCCGTTGCCCTGTTTGGCTTGTTGATTGCGCCGCTTGCCGGACTGGTAAAAGCGTTCCCCTGGCTTGCCACGGTGGGCGTGGCGGGAACCGGTTTGACCCCGGCGTTGATCGCGCTGGTGCTGTATGCGCTTCTGCCACTGGTTCGTGGCGTGGTGGCCGGGCTGAATCAGGTTCCCCGTGATGTTCTGGAAAGCGCACGCGCGATGGGCATGAGCACCGCTCAGCGTTTCCTTCACGTGCAGTTGCCGCTGGCGTTGCCGGTCTTTTTACGTAGCCTGCGGGTGGTGATGGTACAGACCGTCGGGATGGCCGTCATCGCGGCGCTGATTGGCGCTGGCGGTTTTGGCGCGCTGGTGTTTCAGGGACTGCTCAGCAGTGCCGTCGATCTGGTGCTGCTGGGGGTGATCCCGGTTATCGCGCTGGCGGTACTGATTGATGCGCTGTTTGATTTAGGGATCGCTCTGCTGAAGGTAACCCACCATGATTGA